In Microtus pennsylvanicus isolate mMicPen1 chromosome 17, mMicPen1.hap1, whole genome shotgun sequence, one genomic interval encodes:
- the Idh1 gene encoding isocitrate dehydrogenase [NADP] cytoplasmic has product MSKKIHGGSVVEMQGDEMTRIIWELIKEKLILPYVELDLHSYDLGIENRDATNDQVTKDAAEAIKKYNVGVKCATITPDEKRVEEFKLKQMWKSPNGTIRNILGGTVFREAIICKNIPRLVTGWVKPIIIGRHAYGDQYRATDFVVPGPGKVEITYTPKDGSQKVTYLVHSFEEGGGVAMGMYNQDKSIEDFAHSSFQMALSKGWPLYLSTKNTILKKYDGRFKDIFQEIYDKQYKSQFEAQKIWYEHRLIDDMVAQAMKSEGGFIWACKNYDGDVQSDSVAQGYGSLGMMTSVLVCPDGKTVEAEAAHGTVTRHYRMHQKGQETSTNPIASIFAWSRGLAHRARLDNNTELSFFAKALEEVCIETIEAGFMTKDLAACIKGLPNVQRSDYLNTFEFMDKLGENLKAKLAQAKL; this is encoded by the exons ATGTCCAAAAAAATTCATGGCGGTTCTGTGGTGGAGATGCAAGGAGATGAAATGACACGAATCATTTGGGAATTGATTAAAGAAAAACTCATTCTTCCCTATGTGGAACTGGATCTGCACAG cTATGACTTAGGCATAGAGAATCGTGATGCCACCAATGACCAGGTCACCAAGGATGCTGCAGAAGCCATAAAGAAGTACAACGTTGGCGTCAAGTGTGCTACCATCACCCCCGATGAGAAGAGGGTTGAGGAGTTCAAGTTGAAACAAATGTGGAAATCACCAAATGGCACCATCCGAAACATTCTTGGTGGCACTGTCTTCAGGGAAGCTATTATCTGCAAAAACATCCCCCGACTGGTGACAGGCTGGGTAAAACCCATCATCATTGGTCGTCATGCCTACGGAGACCAA TACAGAGCAACTGATTTTGTTGTTCCTGGGCCTGGAAAAGTCGAGATAACCTACACGCCAAAAGACGGAAGTCAAAAGGTGACGTACTTGGTGCATAGCTTCGAAG AAGGTGGTGGTGTTGCCATGGGCATGTACAACCAGGATAAGTCAATTGAAGATTTTGCACACAGTTCCTTCCAGATGGCTCTGTCCAAGGGCTGGCCTTTGTATCTAAGTAccaaaaacactatcctgaagaAGTATGATGGGCGTTTCAAAGACATCTTTCAGGAGATCTATGACAA GCAATACAAGTCCCAGTTTGAAGCCCAGAAGATCTGGTATGAGCATAGGCTCATTGATGACATGGTGGCCCAAGCCATGAAATCAGAGGGAGGCTTCATCTGGGCCTGTAAGAACTATGACGGTGATGTGCAGTCAGACTCTGTGGCCCAAG GTTACGGCTCCCTTGGCATGATGACCAGTGTGCTGGTTTGTCCAGATGGTAAGacggtggaggcagaggctgcccaTGGCACCGTCACACGTCACTACCGCATGCACCAGAAAGGACAGGAGACGTCCACCAACCCCATTG CTTCCATTTTTGCCTGGTCCCGCGGGTTAGCCCACAGAGCAAGGCTGGACAACAATACCGAGCTGAGCTTCTTTGCCAAGGCTCTGGAAGAAGTCTGCATTGAGACCATCGAGGCCGGCTTTATGACTAAGGACTTGGCTGCTTGCATTAAAGGCTTACCCAA TGTCCAACGTTCTGACTACTTGAATACATTTGAGTTCATGGACAAACTTGGAGAAAACTTGAAGGCCAAACTAGCTCAGGCTAAACTTTAA